CGTCTGCGAACGGATTTCTCATCAGATTTCTCACCTCCCACATCTCCAATGTCCGCAAGAggcacatactcatgcatttcatCATTCCCAGTCAATAAATCATACACTATATTTGTTGACCTGGGGTAATGGTTTGATCGAAGGTCAGAAATTGGCGAAGTTTTGGGAAACCAATCATCTCCAGAATGATCTGAATTATCAGATGCATAAACTGCCAATTCTGTCTCAGATGTATCTCTAGCTATAGAAGAACTCAATCCATAGTATTTCTGCAAAATGGTCATGGCTGGAGAAACCTTCTCCTTGGGTGGTTTAAGTCTTAAGGATTGTAGAGGTTCCTTCATGCCGTATTGACCTGCACGTGGGGGTCTTCTTTCCGAGCTATTATCCCTGCAATGATTTTAACCTAAAAAGATTAGTTTGTGAAACCAGCAGATTTTGAATTGAAGCAACAGCCTAGAACATCAAACAAAACTCATCCccaaagaaaaaagatacaAGCCAAAACATGTAGAGTAGCAGCAAGAATTTTCATCAAACTGTAAATATCATGGGTTGATGATGCACCACAAACTTGCAAAAGCATCCTTGAAAAGCAATAATAAATTGTTGCACAATGACATGGGGAAGAATTAGAAAACACAATACATGAGTATATGGTAGTACCCCAACTTTGCATGTCCATTAGGTACACTCGGAGTGGGAGAGGGGGATGGCGGATGTCGTCCCGGTAACGGAATTTTCAATGTCTTCAGTGCAAACATTTGAAGATCCGTGGCTAACCCGTTCATCCTTTTGATATCAGCTACCTGAATAAGGAGAGTTCAGTATCATGATATCACAGCCCAAAAAGCAATCATCCATGCATTGCTGGCCAGAAGTAAAAAATTTCTGACGCATTCATTGTTATAGCCTTATAGGCATTTCTGCACATTATACAATCATCTACTTTGTATATTACCATATCTTCATGATAATGCAGTATCTCTAATAGTAATTTGTATGTCACtggaaatgaataaaaataaacaatatttgGAAAATGAAAAGTCAAATAGGTTGGAAATCAAATGAATTCAAGTTCTGCCCCAACTTCAAAACAATTTCTACCTATCGTTACTTATTCTCACCTGCATAGCCATTCCACTAATCTCAAATCCCAAAAGTGGAGAATATTAACTCAAAGGAGAAAACTTTGATTAAATAACTAATCAGAAATCGAGCCACTTAACTTAAATGGTTCCTTCAGATCGGTTTGGTggaataacaaaacaaaaacaaatcaaACATACACAACCTTCCATCATtcccaaaaaaaaagagttaaataaGTTTAAACAAGCACAACACAGGACACCAAAAAGTATTGAAGAAAAGGGTgtaaacaaaatgaaaataggACCTCAGAATGAAACCCAGAAGAAAAGGGTAAACTTTACCACGTTTAAGGCACCCCAAGTTCAGAATCATAAGAAAATAATGCACAATAAGatcatgaaaaaagaaaaattgaagtaGCTATATACCTCAACGCCATACTTAATAGCCACACCAGCGAGTGTGTCGAGCTTAgagacttggtgctcaatatAATTCAACCCACTTCCACCAGACGCCGCCGACACCGCCACAGACGCCGCCGCCGTTCTGCAACCCGTTCGACGGCGACATCTTCTCCGATCGGTCGCCGACACCAAAGATCTACGATCTCACACCAAAGGAATAATAGCTTCTTCACATATACAGAAAAAAGGGGCAACCAATTAATTCGAGAAAAAGTGAGGGTTTGGTGAAGTGGGTGGAAGAGTGGAGGGTGGAATTGCGCCTAAAGATGAAAAGGGTCAAAGAAAAATCTGATcttggaggaggaggaagaagaagaagaagggaaaggGAAATTAGAGGATGAAGAAAAACAAgggttttaaaataaaactctGTATTATGTTGGTAAAGAGagtgagaaaataaaagaaaaagaaaagagaaaaaacaaaaatgaaatgaaaaataggGTTCTTTATTTCctaagcttcttcttcttcctctagtTCAATAGGGGATTTGACTTTATTCCACACTACCATTActcttctttatttctttctctctttcttctgagattgaaaattttggatgtGGAGAATGGGAatggattcttcttcttcttgttaatTCCTCTTTTAAGTAACATGCCAATCCTTTTTTTCCCGTTTTGGGGGTTAAGGTTTTGaaccaaaaatataaaaatggaaATTAGTTTTAAATGTATTAGGTCACTATGgttgaaattttatttgtaaaatttgttatattttaattcaattttgttGTTCCTTAATCGTATTTATAACAAATTTAGCAAtttattgtaaataataaaatattacaaatttttatcatacaaatattattattttaaaataaataatgctaGAGGCCAGCAATATTTGTGATTGATAGTCATCAACtaaccatcaatgatgatttgatggtctGAAATTGGTGtaagatttcatccaatggctcatctttctctgctggttacatgctggccaaaatgtaataaaattgCTGCctcctagacttttccttttaaaatatagaatattttgcttgtataaaaaatttaatttatcacaCTAACAATATATTAATATGAATAATGTTTTATCATACGAATAAAGATAAATTGAAGTGTAatctaattaatataaatataaatatacattataaGTGAGTCAACACTCTTGGAGTCTTGATCCTTTACATGCACCATTTTTTTCTCAATATGGCTTAAATTACTATGACAATAGCATTGcaaatttttcaaacaaaatacaCAAAAGTAGTATTCAGATATACtggtaatattaattaattgaaaacaTAATTCCATACTATATATtagtaaagaaataaataaagttggtttagaaggaaagtcaaatgattGTGCAAGCACACCGGTGATGATAGAATGGATTCCTTGTACCTTTGTCAGCGTAGCTCTTCAAACCTCTAACACCACTTTTGGATTTGGAATCACTGCGAATTATGAGATTCACTATTCTTTTATCAATTTCTTAACTTTATTCATTTGTAGTATAgcttattttgtttaatttaaatgTTTGGTGGTGTTGGTAGTGGTAATGGTAGTAGTATAATATAGTATGGGATAGTATATATATTTCTGttcttaatttattatattgaaaAGATTGGTATACATTGAAATTCTTACGTTGTAAAGTCTAATAAAGAGGCACGAGTTTATGTTAAAATATTAATCAATGaaatcaatttttataaaattgagtAACGCGGTGAGAGAGAGCGCGATGCACCGACACACAGCCAAACACAGCCAAAAGCACCGAGCCATGTGGCCCCTCTCATGATTGTTAcgcttcattttttttttctcttaaaattatgctttatcaaattttaaccATTAAATTCTATTCTCTAATAGTAGTATATTTGCAAAGTATTCTTATAACTTTAATATATAAATGAATGTTCATTTTATGACATTTTCATATTGtgccaatttttttcttctactagCTAATTCTTGTCATTTGCAAGTCCAAGTTTTCATTTTAGCCGTGTTTAAAAAGTGCACAtagaatttttcttttatgtttttttatcttgattaattacataattattttaatacgattcactctatttttttattttttggatattctAAGGTTGGTTAAGAAATGCTTAATATGAAATCACTCGAATGACGAATCAGGTCATGTGCACTTAATTGTCACTCACTCCCATTATTATGTTAATCAGCAAACATTTATTGTTATCATGTGATTTTATCCAACTCTTGCAGTTTTTTCCTTTAGCTTAGAAAATTTTGAGTGCTTAAGTGCTAGTATTAGTTTCTAAAAATCATACACTCCTAATAAGGTAATAATCAGAGTAAATTAACTTGCTATTAAGAACtttcttaaatattataaaagacTTTTACAACAATTTAAGAGTTTCATGTTCATTGTTCAATTTTCTCcgttttttctattaaaatacCTAACCACGTGATGCTTGTACTTCCCAAACGCCATACTAAATTAGAAAGAAGCcccttctttattttctttttgcaaTTTGAGTCTTCCATTAGAAAGAAACATGAAACTATTAAGCGTAATTAGTGATAATCAAACGCGGATTAGTGTAAATCACACTTCAATTCCGTGTTATCTCAACCTCCTTCAATGTCTTCATTCATTAGTTAAATGACAAATACTTAAATGTttaagatatttaaatatttataaatatttatttttatttatagtatCTAGCTTCTAtagaaaaaactaaataaaataaattccaaGGGATGTATCTTAGTTAAGTTTGGCGAGTTCTCAATATCATTACTTTAAGATGTAAAAATAGGAGATAGTTCTGTCATAGACCATTAATAAAGTATATCAAATCTAACAAATTAAAGTCAAAGTGTGCTGGCAAAATGCAAGTCAATGGATTCATAATTCATTCACATTGTTTTAAGATTCCCTCTTGTTTTACGATGTATACTCAAAGCAGTCAACAACTTAATAAAAAACCTACAATTTTCTCGGGATTTTATCATCAATATTTGCAAACCGAACAGATTCCTTTCCCTTCTTTCCCTCATTATCGTTTTTGGTTAAACATATATCACGAAATGTAACTTTTTGGTTAATTATGAATACTATCTAAGTTTACACATTGATTTCATATGCTATATTATaccatttattaaaataaataatctagGAGGCCTAACCTAAAGCAAGGGATAAGAGCCTAAGAAGAGAAATTTTGGGTTCACCTACATAGTCAAGGGATTGAAATATTTTTCTAGAAAATATTGTGTATAGAGAGTAAAAAACAAACATTagatatttcaattttaaatgaaatattgaaATCCTGTTTTACCAAATcaacaattaaaataataagatatgtGAAAGACAATTATTTagatcagtttttttttttttaaagtaagcTATTAGGataatacaaaaacaaaaattccgttaccctttatttttttttctatttttctttcttcttttttttttacagtatttttaattttagaccGGATTACTTCCAAGACATGAAATGATCCCTCAGGAAACTGGGAGTGAAAGCGATGCTAAGGTCAAGGTGGTACTATTGTTCAACAAATCTACAAACATTTATCTTCTTCCCATTAACTTGTACTCAGTTATTGAATGCGAAGTTATTGCCACAACTTTGGGGAACATATTGAAAATTCTCCCAACAAAGAGTTAACTATCTCCAAAAAGCACTCAACCATCAACCAAAGCTCCAGTAGCAGATGCCAAAGTTAGTGCCACCACTTTGGGAGATGAGCTAGTTGACCTTTTCTCTTACCAAACTAACTTGCCTCTATTCGGCAATTGCCTTGGAACATTAACACATGCCACTTACCAAGTCTCAATTCAAGAGCAACGTGTCCCAGATAAACATAGAAAACCGATTACTCAACATTCCAAGGCAACCCATatcttcaaaattaaaattaaaattgaaaaaaaaaaatcaagagagCAAGAGTTGTGTCAACACATGTGAGCGTGACAAATGGGATGTGCAAATCTAATTTCTATGGAAAATAACACACAAGCTAGCCAATAGTCGTTGCCTATCATTCAGCATAGGACCATAGAATATAATACATTCCTCTACATCCATTTGAACAACACAGACTATGAAAATGAATGACAATGAAAAGAAGATTGCTGAATATCCCCACAAGCCACAAGGAATGATAACAATCCTTCCTGATTATGGTTGATCAAAATGAAAATGCTGTCCATTATAATATATAGGAAAACTTCTGAAAACCAGAAAATCGATGAAACTCCAGGAGATGTATGTAAGTTTTGATAATTAGAGGGAAGGGAAGAAAAAGGAGGATTGAAAATCTCTTCCTTCAAACCCTTCCATTCTCAGAAAACACTCTCAACATGGTTCAAAGTTCCACAACAAAACTCACTAGGGAAAATCTATGAAAACAAGATATCATGAAAAATCCCCTGCTTATCTGCTGTAACTGAGACTGAACAAATGAAGAACAGGAACAGACATTAGAAGCCAACTGCAAAAGCACACCCCCACCCTCCCTTCCAAAACCAAAAAAAAGGGCTCAATATTTGATCTTTAGAAGCTCTCCAATGGCAGTATATTAAGAGATGAACCAGTCAAAAGGAGCCACACATAGACAATCAAAACTTTACAAATATTGAAAATGcacataaaattttgaatctgtATAAAATTCTAAGTGTGAAAATGGTAATGGGCATTTGACAGTTACGTGTGTTTATTAGTATCATGGAACATAACATTTGCAACTGTCACCATTCACTGATTGACATTTAAGATCATTTCTATTAAACAAGGCTGCAGATTTGAAACACTCTTCATACCTGCCACCAAAACAAAACAGAACTATGTGAAAATCTCCGAAAGTGTATGGCATCTGAATCATAATATTACAGCATGCAGCATAAGACCAAAGCCCAAAGGCAAAAAATCAATTCAGGATATCTGATATCTAAGCATAAAGGCTTGAGAATGGAACAAGCTAGACTTGAacctaaaaacacaaaatattaactgCAGTCAcattgtttttctttaattcacAATGCTTAGTGCAAAACTGCAAGGAGATTTATAAAAAGGTAGATTTATAAATAGGATTACAATCGAGCTTTCAACAATAAAGGAGTTCCTGAATCCAAACCCAAATTATACAAATCCCATGACTACATTGGCCAACCCCTCTACTAAGCAGTGGTGGAGTTGCTTTTAAGAGATTACATAAACAATATAATAAGCCCCTATGTCTATGATACTTAGAATTTCCCACTCCAGGATTATgtaataaaattataacaaGCACAACCTTTGTAACGTTCAACAATAAGTATGAAAAGTTGAAGACTAGATAAAGATTAATCATGCAAACACATCCCAGAGTTGAAGTCTTTCAAGGAAGTGAGGAAGGTCTTAAAAATAGCAAGCATTATTTcaacaaatataaataacaaaCAGATGAACcacaattattgttgttgaaaattgataTGTACATGGTCCTTCatatagaaaatagaaatacaaaatCTTATGAAGCCATGTTTCACGAGTGGTAAAATACATACTAAATTCATCGTATTTGGCTACCTAACAATATAATAAGCCTATATCCATGATAGTAAAGCATCCATCAAAGGGCAAGTATATTAACAAGATCAAAACGAATAAGCGCTGTTCATCCGTAGTTACAATCCCTCAATAGATCTAAAATTATCCTCTGCCACAATCGTTAAGAGTAGTTCTACACAAGCCCATTTATGCTTATACATTTCATTTGGTAACaatattttttccttctttttttatccTCCTTCCTTTATACAAGTCTTTCTAAACAGAAGAGAAACTAAGCTAATTCATTCAGTTAGCGTGCATAAAGAAACAATTGAGCTGAGTAGTTAATACATCAAAAATCTTCTTCAGTCTACATAAGATTAAGGAAGTTTACTCCATTCATCCTTTGAGTCTGAGATCACTGTAAACAACAACATTTCTTGCAGAAAATCACTTAGCAGAATAATTATGGGGGGACGTTAGTGACATTACACTACTTGGGGACTTCATATTGCATTAGCAGAGGTAAATCTTCATACAAAAATTGTTCACGTTAATCACAGAATCACAGGCATGTTGAGGCTCATAGACATTGAAAACAACTGCAATAGCTGCTAATTCCTCcaatataaataatagaagAGATAAGGAAGCTTCTGTTGTTGTAATGACCTTTTGTATTTATCTAGACGGGTTGGAAGTGTGGcataaatattttaatgaaCTGAAGCATTTTCTTTCAAAGTTTGCTATAAGAGAAACCATAATCCTTTCTTCATCCTATAAATGTTTGCTGTGATGACATTGATCAATAAAGCAATTGCATCCAAAAAAACATGACCAAAAAATATCAAACTATTTCCAACTCTGGTTCAAATTTGTCCAagcaacaaagaaaaagaatgaaggTTCCTTGAAGTAGCAGCTGTACAATCCATATGTTTAACACAAACTATAAGTTCAGAAACCTCATTCTTCCATAGCTGCAGGCTCAAAGCTATCACCACCTAAATCTAACCTGCCACCTAACATACCACAAATTTCTAATCAAGAGAGGTGTCTCAGCTCTCACAGTACAATTGTATTCACTTCAGGGGACTCAAAACAAAGCAGGAAAAGCAAAAGGATTTCACAATAACCAGAGCTAAACTTGACACTTTAGTGCTCCTTCATCGTGTTACTCAATGTATTCGAATTAGACAACACCATGATTCAACACCAAATTCGGAACCAAAATACCATATGATAAAATGATATGAACTTACATTATGAAACACAAGTTGCTCTCAATCAAGATCTTCCTGTCTGGTCTCTGACTCAAAATTCCGATTCCCCCTACTTTCGGAATTCGGTTGCCCACTGTTGTTGTTGCCGCCactgttgctgttgttgttgttcccaACATTGCTTGTCTCCGCAGGAGAACCACCGAATTGCCTAAACGGCCACGGCAAAGAAACCCTAAACACCCTCCTCTCCAACGTTTGCCTATTATCCCCGCCATCATTGTCACCgccaacaccaccaccaccgccaCCACTCTGCTCCCACAGACCGGTTCACTGGGGCAGGCGTAGGAACCCCACCACGCTGAGCCCTCCGCTCATAATCCGGATCATCGGTAGGCAACTCGTAACGGCAAACTGGGCACGAATTATGCAGTTCCAGCCATGGCAAGATGCAATCAGAATGGTATATGTGCTTACAGGGGATCTGCTTCGCCGATTCGCCAAGCTTGAAGGTGTCCTTGCACACCGCGCACTGAGAAGAATCCGATTCCAGCAGCTCCTCTGTGACCGACACGTCCGGCAGCCCCTCCACAGCTGACTTCGATGCTGGCGGCGTCCCGTACCGATTCGGATCGTTCTCCGCCAGCTGCTGGATCAGCTCCTCGAGCCCCGGGCCGAAGAAGTAATCGCCGTGAGTCATGTTCCCTCCGGGAAACCGGAATGTTCCGGTGGTAGGGTCGCCGGAATTCTCGATCACGAACTGGACGTTGGCGCCGCCAGCTCTTAGGGTTTGGAGGTAGTTCTGGAGGAACACAAAGGGGTTAAAGGCTTCGCCGGAGGCGGCGGTGTTACCAACGCCGCCGCCAAGCAGCGTGGATAGATCGTCGCCACCACCGGAGAATAAGAACGGGAGGTTTCCGGCGGAGGGACCTCCGGCGAAGTCAGAgttgaaagagaagaaaggatTGCTGAAGTTAGGGTTAGGGATTGGAGTTTCGAGTTCTTCGAGGAAGCCTTCGTTGCAGTTAGGGCAGAGGAGCTCGGAGGAAGAAGGGACGATGGAGACTGTGCGGTTGCACTGGTGGCAGAAGTATTGCTGAGGGCTGCCGGAGGTGACGCCGCCGGAAGAAGACATGTCAATggaaagatgagagagaaagagaaaggtttggtagagagagaaagtgagTAGAGCGTAAGAACGTGGGAAGTGCCAACAAGTGAGGGAGAAAAGTAGGGGCAAAAGCGTAAATAGAAATCAATTGTGGGTAACTAGGGAAATTGAGcttcttttaatgtttttacTTGTTAGTGCCAAGCCCACTCAATAATTGGATTGGAGGATGCTCCTTATTCACATTTATCTGTTTAGAATTACTTCAATTTCATGCTTTTTGATATATAAAGATGATATTCATTTAATTAAAgagataaaattatagaaatgaTTTTAGAATCCACagcattattaatttattatagagAAAGAATAAGAGAAAGAATTTTCAAACAATAACATAGAATAAGCAAGGTATGTCTTCGTTTTGTTTTTGAATTCCATTATCCTGTTAATGATTGGATTGAGATTTTGTTCTGCTGATTGGTGGCTATGGTTAGCATAGCGTCACATATctcaacctttttttttcttgtttgaatccaGTGATCCAGTTTTCATTCCAGTTCCTGGTAACTCTGCCAATACGAAGAGAAGGTTTACTCTGTTTTGCCCTTCGAAACTATGGTCATGTTCTTTTTATGAAGTGTCTCTAATGTTGTGGACGTGATTGAGAATTAGTGAGTGCTGATAAGGAGGTCTAGTGTAGCTTGAATCAAATAATTCCCTGTTCTTACATTCCATAATAAGTAACTCATTTTCATACCTTCCAATATTTTGCATAAGGTTATTTTAGAACCATTATGGTCTGTGCTCCACATTCTTGTTGAGATAAGACTAATAAACTACTTATTTGCATTCCTAACTAGTGTCGTAGTAcctattttgttagaaattcAGAATCATTCAGTGTAACATACAATATAAACTGTTGATAAAAAAGTATCAAGTACACATGCATGGTGATTTCTATCATACTGATacaatattcttttcttttctgtcaCTAATGAAATAAACAAGATTGTGTGCATTTTATGTTATCttcaagaacaagaacaagttcAATGAATCACTCTAGTCTCAGACCCCAGGGCTCCTTTTatgtacaaaaatattattggtaAAAGTAAAATGGGGAGAAAAC
The Arachis duranensis cultivar V14167 chromosome 5, aradu.V14167.gnm2.J7QH, whole genome shotgun sequence genome window above contains:
- the LOC107489961 gene encoding LOW QUALITY PROTEIN: E3 ubiquitin-protein ligase RING1 (The sequence of the model RefSeq protein was modified relative to this genomic sequence to represent the inferred CDS: deleted 1 base in 1 codon; substituted 1 base at 1 genomic stop codon), producing the protein MSSSGGVTSGSPQQYFCHQCNRTVSIVPSSSELLCPNCNEGFLEELETPIPNPNFSNPFFSFNSDFAGGPSAGNLPFLFSGGGDDLSTLLGGGVGNTAASGEAFNPFVFLQNYLQTLRAGGANVQFVIENSGDPTTGTFRFPGGNMTHGDYFFGPGLEELIQQLAENDPNRYGTPPASKSAVEGLPDVSVTEELLESDSSQCAVCKDTFKLGESAKQIPCKHIYHSDCILPWLELHNSCPVCRYELPTDDPDYERRAQRGGVPTPPQXTGLWEQSGGGGGGVGGDNDGGDNRQTLERRVFRVSLPWPFRQFGGSPAETSNVGNNNNSNSGGNNNSGQPNSESRGNRNFESETRQEDLD